A genomic region of Candidatus Krumholzibacteriota bacterium contains the following coding sequences:
- a CDS encoding T9SS type A sorting domain-containing protein yields the protein MSDAAAACSRSRYACRVFLAGCGATGLNECQIEEELEISVNAASLECYSHSVLRGKGSIRIEWTLSKSTAGAVFSVQRAPASRRCFREIRQIEAGPEDLTFIYLDMSCQPGKTYRYRVVYRPLFGKSCILFETGEYLAVAVPTILHPNHPNPFSTVTELRFSLGETVETSIAIYDVGGKLVRLIVNSILEPGSYLAAWNGRDDTGRPVAAGVYFCYLRAGKATLSRKLILIR from the coding sequence GTGTCCGATGCAGCGGCTGCTTGTAGTAGAAGCCGGTATGCTTGCCGCGTGTTTCTGGCCGGGTGCGGCGCGACCGGGCTGAACGAATGCCAGATCGAAGAGGAACTGGAGATCTCTGTAAATGCCGCCTCACTTGAGTGCTACAGCCACAGCGTTCTTCGTGGAAAGGGATCGATCCGGATCGAATGGACCCTCTCAAAGAGCACCGCGGGAGCGGTCTTTTCCGTCCAGCGCGCCCCGGCTTCGAGAAGATGTTTCAGGGAGATCAGGCAGATCGAAGCAGGCCCGGAAGATCTGACCTTCATATATCTCGATATGAGCTGCCAGCCTGGAAAAACATATCGCTACCGAGTCGTATATCGTCCTTTATTCGGAAAATCATGCATCCTATTCGAGACTGGAGAGTATCTGGCAGTCGCTGTTCCGACGATCCTGCATCCGAACCACCCCAATCCTTTCAGCACCGTCACAGAACTGCGATTCTCACTCGGCGAAACGGTGGAGACCTCCATCGCCATTTACGACGTGGGGGGAAAACTGGTGCGTCTCATTGTGAATTCCATTCTCGAACCAGGATCGTACCTTGCCGCCTGGAACGGGCGCGACGACACAGGCCGGCCGGTGGCCGCAGGAGTCTACTTCTGCTACCTCCGGGCAGGCAAGGCGACCCTTTCGAGGAAATTAATCCTTATCCGGTAG